A stretch of DNA from Acidobacteriota bacterium:
TTTGAAGACGGCCCGGCATTGGCCGCGAGTTAAATTGAATGAGGACATTCCCCGCTTTAGGGGATCGTTAATCTAAGATGGCAAAGAAGATACAAGGTTATATCAAATTGCAGATCCCGGCGGGAAGGCCAATCCTGCACCGCCGATCGGACCCGCGCTCGGTCAGCACGGCGTCAACATCATGGAGTTCTGCAAGGCGTTCAACGCCAAGACGCAGAACGACGACCCGGATATGAAGATCCCGGTCGTCATTACGGTTTACGCCGATCGCTCGTTCACTTTTGAAACAAAAACGCCGCCGGCAGCAGATCTTTTAAGAAAGGCGTCCGGCATCCCGAAGGGCTCGGGCAAACCGAACCGCGAAAAAGCCGGCACCATCTCGCGAGACAAGATCCGCGAGATCGCCGAAAAGAAGATGCCCGACCTCAACACGACCAACATCGAATCAGCGATGAAGACGATCGAGGGAACGGCGAAGTCGATGGGACTAACTGTAGAAGGATAAAGGATAAAGGATAAAGGATAAAGTTTAAGATTTTGTCCCTGATCCTGCGGACTTTGCCCTGAGGGAGGGAATTGAACATTCCCGCTAACACCTGGAGGTAAAATGAAACGAGGAAAGAAATACCTCGCTGCGCTTGAGAAGATCGAGCCCGGCAGGAAACATTCGCTTGAAGAGGCGGTCGCAAAGCTCAAAGAGATCGCCTTTGCCAAGTTCGACGAAACGGTCGAATTGACAATGTGGCTCGGCGTTGACCCGCGTAAGGCGGATCAGCTTGTCCGTGGAACGGTCGTGCTTCCGCATGGCCTCGGCGGAGCTGCAAAGCGTGTGGTCGTTATCGCTCAGGGCGATAAGATCAAAGAAGCCGAAGAGGCCGGTGCCGATATGGCCGGTGGCGACGATATCGTCGATAAGATCAAAGGCGGCTGGCTTGATTTTGATGCGCTGATCGCAACGCCCGATATGATGGGCAAGGTCGGCCAGCTCGGAAAGGTCCTCGGTCCTCGAGGCCTGATGCCCAATCCCAAAACAGGAACGGTCACGATGGACGTTAAGACGGCCATCGAAGAGACCAAGGCCGGTAAGGTCGAATACCGCGTCGATAAGACGGGCGTTATTCACTCGCCGGTCGGCAAGGTCTCGTTTGATGATGCAAAACTGGCCGATAACGCCAAGGTACTCATCACCGCCGTTAT
This window harbors:
- the rplK gene encoding 50S ribosomal protein L11, encoding MADPGGKANPAPPIGPALGQHGVNIMEFCKAFNAKTQNDDPDMKIPVVITVYADRSFTFETKTPPAADLLRKASGIPKGSGKPNREKAGTISRDKIREIAEKKMPDLNTTNIESAMKTIEGTAKSMGLTVEG
- a CDS encoding 50S ribosomal protein L1, with protein sequence MKRGKKYLAALEKIEPGRKHSLEEAVAKLKEIAFAKFDETVELTMWLGVDPRKADQLVRGTVVLPHGLGGAAKRVVVIAQGDKIKEAEEAGADMAGGDDIVDKIKGGWLDFDALIATPDMMGKVGQLGKVLGPRGLMPNPKTGTVTMDVKTAIEETKAGKVEYRVDKTGVIHSPVGKVSFDDAKLADNAKVLITAVIKAKPTTAKGRYVKKINLAATMSPGVLLDELSYS